The Populus nigra chromosome 19, ddPopNigr1.1, whole genome shotgun sequence genome includes a window with the following:
- the LOC133679672 gene encoding structural maintenance of chromosomes protein 3, whose amino-acid sequence MHIKQVIIEGFKSYREQIATEPFSPKVNCVVGANGSGKTNFFHAIRFVLSDLFQNLRNDDRHQLLHEGAGHQVLSAFVEIVFDNSDNRIPVDKEEVRLRRTIGLKKDEYFLDGKHITKTEVMNLLESAGFSRSNPYYVVQQGKIASLTLMKDSERLDLLKEIGGTRVYEERRRESLKIMQETGNKRKQIIQVVQYLDERLKELDEEKEELRKYQQLDKQRKSLEYTIYDKELHDARQKLLEVEDARSKVSEKSAKMYNDVLNAHEESKDLEKVLKDLTKEVQALNKEKEAAEKQQTEAIKKQTELELDVKDMLERFSGNIQAKDDAMKQLDILQKEIQDSQKELNKISPIYEEHLSKEKDITKRIMEREKQLSILYQKQGRATQFSSKAARDKWLQKEIDDLQRVLSSNLAQEQKLHEEIYRLNADLKERDAYIESRKAEIATLDSLIFQSREGFNSHKAQRDKLQDERKSLWKKESELSAEIDKLRTEVDKAEKSLDHATPGDVRRGLNSIRRICREYKISGVFGPIIELLDCDEKYFTAVEVTAGNSLFHVVVEDDNISTQIIRHLNALKGGRVTFIPLNRVKAPRVTYPQSSDVVPLLKKLKFSPNFTPAFAQVFARTVICRDLDVATRVARTDGLDCITVDGDQVSKKGGMTGGFYDHRRSKLKFMNMIMQNTKSINIKEEELEKVRFMLQDIDQRITERVTEQQKIDAKRAHDKSELEQLKQDIANANKQKQFISTALENKEKSLADVRNQIEQLNASMVMKQAEMGTELIDHLTPEEKYELSQLNPEIKDLKEKLITCRTDRIETETRKAELETNLTTNLKRRKQELEAIISTVDSDTLHGEDELKRQELNDAKSLAEVTTLELKRVSDKIDRLKEELKEKKDKKTELKVLEDRYEKTLQDEAKELEQLLSKRSIFLAKQEEYSNKIRELGPLSSDAFETYKRRGVKDLHKMLHRCNEQLQQFSHVNKKALDQYVNFTEQREELQKRQAELEAGDEKIRELISALDQRKDESIERTFKGVARHFREVFSELVQGGHGHLVMMKKKDGDHGDDDYDDDGPREADLEGRVEKYIGVKVKVSFTGQGETQSMKQLSGGQKTVVALTLIFAIQRCDPAPFYLFDEIDAALDPQYRTAVGNMIRRLADMANTQFITTTFRPELVKVADKLYGVTHKNRVSRVNVVSKEDALDFIEHDQSHNVE is encoded by the exons ATGCATATAAAGCAG GTGATAATCGAGGGTTTTAAGAGCTATCGAGAACAGATTGCAACCGAGCCTTTCAGTCCGAAGGTTAATTGTGTTG TTGGTGCTAATGGATCTGGCAAGACAAACTTTTTCCATG CCATTCGTTTTGTATTGAGTGATCTCTTCCAAAACCTGCGCAATGATGACAGGCATCAATTACTCCAT GAAGGTGCAGGCCATCAAGTTTTATCTGCTTTTGTGGAGATTGTGTTTGATAATTCTGACAATCGCATCCCG GTTGATAAGGAGGAAGTGCGTCTTCGAAGAACAATCGGTTTGAAAAAGGATGAGTATTTTTTGGATGGAAAGCACATTAC GAAAACTGAAGTTATGAATTTACTGGAAAGTGCTGGGTTCTCTCGCTCTAATCCATACTATGTAGTGCAGCAAGGAAAG ATAGCATCGTTGACATTGATGAAAGACTCTGAACGTCTCGATTTATTGAAAGAAATCGGTGGCACCCGAGTGTATGAAGAGAGACGCCGTGAGAGTTTGAAAATTATGCAGGAAACAG GGAACAAAAGAAAGCAGATAATTCAAGTTGTTCAGTACTTGGATGAGAGGCTGAAGGAACTGgatgaagagaaagaggagctgAGAAAATATCAGCAGCTTGACAAGCAGCGAAAATCTCTAGAATATACTATTTATGATAAGGAACTCCATGATGCTCGACAGAAATTGTTGGAG GTTGAGGATGCTCGGAGCAAGGTTTCTGAAAAATCAGCGAAGATGTATAACGATGTGTTGAATgctcatgaagagtccaaggacTTGGAGAAGGTGCTCAAAGATCTTACAAAAGAAGTTCAAGCATTGAACAAAGAGAAAGAGGCAGCAGAGAAACAACAAACAGAAGCAATAAAGAAGCAGACAGAGCTTGAGCTTGATGTGAAAGATATGCTAGAGAGATTTTCTGGAAATATCCAAGCCAAA GATGATGCCATGAAGCAACTTGATATTCTACAGAAAGAAATACAGGATTCTCAGAAGGAGCTCAACAAAATCAGTCCCATCTATGAAGAACACCTTTCAAAGGAAAAGGATATCACCAAGAG AATAATGGAGCGTGAAAAGCAGCTTAGCATACTTTATCAAAAACAAGGTCGTGCAACCCAGTTTTCCAGCAAAGCTGCTCGTGACAAATGGCTTCAAAAGGAAATTGATGATTTACAACGAGTTCTTTCTTCAAATTTGGCTCAG GAGCAAAAACTCCACGAAGAAATTTATAGGCTGAATGCAGACTTAAAAGAGCGAGATGCCTACATTGAGAGTCGCAAAGCTGAAATTGCAACCTTAGACTCTCTCATTTTCCAGTCACGTGAAGGATTCAATAGTCATAAAGCACAGAGAGACAAGCTGCAAGATGAGCGGAA ATCATTGTGGAAAAAGGAAAGTGAACTTTCTGCTGAAATTGATAAGCTAAGAACAGAAGTTGACAAGGCAGAGAAGAGCCTGGATCATGCAACTCCTGGT GATGTGAGGAGAGGGCTCAATTCTATTCGGCGTATCTGCAGAGAGTACAAAATTAGTGGAGTTTTCGGTCCAATAATAGAGCTGCTTGATTGTGATGAGAAATATTTTACTGCTGTTGAAGTTACAGCTGGAAACAG CTTATTTCATGTTGTGGTTGAGGATGATAACATATCAACTCAGATAATTAGGCACCTTAATGCATTGAAAGGAGGACGAGTTACTTTTATTCCACTGAACAGGGTAAAGGCACCTCGAGTAACTTATCCACAGAGTTCTGATGTGGTACCTTTGCTAAAGAAGTTGAAGTTCTCTCCCAATTTTACGCCAGCATTTGCTCAG GTATTTGCTAGAACCGTGATCTGTCGAGATTTGGATGTGGCCACAAGAGTTGCCCGAACTGATGGTTTGGACTGCATAACTGTGGATG GTGATCAAGTAAGCAAGAAAGGTGGTATGACAGGGGGCTTTTATGACCATCGGCGCTCAAAGTTGAAGTTTATGAACATGATTATGCAGAATACAAAATCTATTAACATTAAGGAAGAAGAACTTGAAAAAGTCAGATTTATGCTACAAGATAT AGACCAGAGAATAACTGAACGCGTCACTGAGCAGCAGAAAATTGATGCCAAGCGGGCTCATGATAAATCAGAGTTGGAACAGCTTAAGCAGGACATAGCTAATGCTAATAAGCAGAAACAATTCATTTCCACGGCTCTTGAAAATAAG gaaaaatcaCTTGCAGATGTCCGGAATCAAATAGAACAGCTTAATGCCAGTATGGTCATGAAACAAGCAGAGATGGGCACAGAGCTCATTGATCACTTAACACCAGAGGAAAAATATGAACTATCCCAACTCAACCCTGAAATAAAAGACCTTAAAGAGAAGCTTATTACCTGTAGAACAGATCGCATCGAG ACTGAAACAAGAAAAGCGGAGCTAGAGACTAATCTTACAACTAACCTGAAACGACGGAAGCAAGAGTTGGAAGCCATAATATCAACGGTTGACTCTGACACGTTACATGGTGAAGATGAATTGAAGAGGCAGGAACTGAACGATGCTAAATCACTGGCTGAAGTCACAACACTGGAACTCAAAA GAGTTTCTGACAAGATAGATAGACTAAAGGAGGAactaaaggagaaaaaagataaaaagacagAACTAAAG GTTTTGGAAGACAGATATGAAAAAACACTTCAAGATGAAGCAAAAGAACTGGAACAGCTATTGAGTAAACGAAGTATTTTTCTTGCTAAACAGGAGGAATACTCTAACAAAATTAGGGAACTGGGTCCTTTGTCATCAGATGCTTTTGAAAC GTATAAGCGGAGAGGCGTGAAAGATTTGCATAAAATGCTTCATAGGTGCAATGAGCAACTTCAGCAGTTCAGCCATGTAAACAAGAAGGCACTAGATCAATATGTAAACTTCACAGAGCAACGGGAGGAACTTCAGAAAAGGCAAGCTGAACTGGAAGCAGGTGACGAG AAAATAAGAGAACTTATATCTGCTCTAGATCAGCGGAAGGATGAATCAATAGAACGCACTTTCAAGGGTGTTGCTCGACACTTTCGCGAAGTATTCTCTGAACTTGTGCAGGGTGGTCATGGTCATCTGGTCATGATGAAGAAAAAG GATGGTGATCATGGGgatgatgattatgatgatgaCGGACCTCGTGAGGCAGATTTGGAGGGAAGGGTTGAGAAATACATAGGTGTGAAAGTGAAG GTTTCATTTACAGGGCAAGGGGAAACACAATCAATGAAGCAGTTATCAGGGGGTCAGAAAACTGTAGTAGCCCTGACATTGATATTTGCCATCCAACGATGTGATCCTGctcctttttatctttttgatgAGATAGACGCAGCACTGGATCCCCAGTACAGGACTGCTGTTGGAA ACATGATTCGTCGCCTGGCTGATATGGCAAACACACAATTTATAACCACCACTTTCAGGCCAGAACTTGTGAAGGTTGCTGACAAGTTATATGGGGTGACACACAAAAACAGGGTGAGCCGAGTCAATGTTGTCTCCAAGGAAGATGCGCTAGATTTTATTGAGCACGACCAATCTCATAATGTTGAATAA
- the LOC133679800 gene encoding protein CHLORORESPIRATORY REDUCTION 42, chloroplastic yields the protein MALSFSSTSTIPRTNPTLQSNHSINNVRNRKLNVVTRCESRESSSSETNLPAKSTTKLGIGSPVVVIEAPKMIKTAATMPCLRVNTGLVKPGDVGRIVSRKPKDVWAVRLAIGTYLIDGKYFKPLELSE from the exons ATGGCATTATCTTTCTCCTCTACCTCCACAATCCCACGAACAAACCCGACTTTGCAATCCAATCACAGCATAAATAATGTTCGGAACCGAAAACTCAATGTGGTTACTAGATGTGAATCTAGAGAATCATCATCGTCAGAGACAAATTTGCCAGCCAAAAGTACTACCAAACTTGGGATAGGGTCTCCTGTAGTTGTTATTGAGGCTCCCAAAATGATCAAGACAGCAGCAACCATGCCCTGCCTCCGGGTTAACACTGGCTTGGTTAAGCCTGGTGATGTGGGAAG AATTGTGTCAAGAAAGCCCAAGGATGTGTGGGCAGTTCGTCTTGCTATTGGCACCTATCTCATAGATGGCAAATATTTCAAGCCCTTGGAGCTCAGTGAATGA
- the LOC133680337 gene encoding serine/threonine-protein kinase TOUSLED isoform X3, whose product MSDDMLMHFSSNSSNQSDQSLPTKIAKLEARMAGKVPSVTPGPPVQLQQQQPQHQQQQQQQQQPIWSSVSPGPKFGPPEELAESSDSDDDNGGEFLIQANTQKRQRLQEINNSAVIEHLETQAVNDGRQKTGETEETKGGSDTNRKKQGRGRGQSNSGRGRGSRANDQIRSQVSVSTASPSNGQLENSYLKEDLASLRAKVSILEEDLRKSRQEASNNHDLCHQLEKELKELKDYEQQMKPKRTKIISDLLISVSKAERQEARMKVRQDSLRLGSVGVIRAGTIISETWEDGQMLKDLNIHLRQLLETKEAIERQRKSLKKRQSDKGDGTDAESGVQEEDFLIQDEIFKSRLVSMKREEETILRERDRYELEKGRLIREMKRIRDEDGSRFNNFQILNHRYALLNLLGKGGFSEVYKAYDLVDHRYVACKLHGLNAQWSEDKKQSYIRHAMREYNIHKTLVHNHIVRLWDIFEIDQNTFCTVLEYCSGKDLDAVLKATPVLPEREARIIIVQIFQGLVYLNKRAQKIIHYDLKPGNVLFDEFGIAKVTDFGLSKIVEEDVGSQGMELTSQGAGTYWYLPPECFELSKTPLISSKVDVWSAGVLFYQMLYGRRPFGHDQTQERILREDTIIKARRVEFPSKPTISNEAKDLIRRCLTYNQADRPDVLTIAQDPYLTYVKR is encoded by the exons ATGTCGGATGATATGTTAATGCATTTCTCTTCAAACTCTTCGAACCAGTCAGACCAGTCTTTGCCTACTAAAATTGCTAAACTTGAAGCTCGTATGGCTGGCAAGGTACCTTCTGTCACTCCTGGCCCCCCTGTTCAGCTACAGCAACAGCAGCCGCAgcatcaacaacaacagcaacagcaacagcaacccATTTGGTCCTCTGTTTCTCCTGGTCCGAAATTTGGGCCTCCTGAGGAATTGGCAGAGTCTAGTGATTCTGACGATGAT AATGGAGGGGAATTTCTTATACAAGCAAACACTCAGAAGCGCCAGAGATTACAAGAAATTAATAATTCAGCTGTCATTGAACATCTTGAG acacAGGCAGTGAATGATGGAAGGCAAAAGACCGGGGAAACTGAAGAGACCAAGGGCGGTTCTGATACAAACAGGAAAAAACAAGGTCGTGGCAGGGGTCAGTCTAATTCTGGTAGAGGTCGTGGTTCCAGAGCTAATGATCAGATTAGATCACAAGTTTCTGTTTCAACAGCCTCACCTTCAAATGGTCAGCTTGAGAACTCGTATCTCAAG GAAGATCTTGCATCTTTACGTGCAAAAGTTTCCATTCTAGAGGAAGATCTTCGTAAATCTCGTCAAGAGGCCTCTAATAATCATGATCTCTGCCACCAGTTAGAAAAG GAATTGAAGGAACTCAAAGATTATGAACAACAAATGAAGCCAAAG AGAACGAAAATTATATCTGATCTGCTGATATCTGTTTCAAAAGCAGAGAGACAAGAAGCCAGGATGAAAGTTCGCCAGGATTCTTTAAGACTTGGCAGTGTGGGTGTTATCAG AGCTGGAACTATCATATCTGAGACGTGGGAGGATGGGCAAATGCTGAAAGATCTAAATATTCATCTT agaCAGTTATTAGAAACCAAGGAGGCAATTGAGCGGCAGCGGAAATCATTGAAGAAACGACAATCTG ACAAGGGTGATGGTACAGATGCAGAATCAGGAGTACAAGAAGAAGATTTTCTCATCCAGGATGAGATTTTTAAATCTCGTCTCGTGAGCATGAAGCGT GAGGAAGAGACTATTTTGCGTGAAAGAGATCGCTATGAACTGGAAAAGGGACGGCTCATACGTGAAATGAAACGGATACGAGATGAGGATGGTTCacgttttaataattttcagattttaaatCACCGATATGCCCTTCTAAATCTTCTTGGTAAAGGGGGATTTAGTGAGGTTTACAAG GCTTATGATTTGGTGGACCATAGATATGTTGCATGTAAGCTTCATGGTCTGAATGCTCAGTGGAGTGAGGATAAGAAGCAAAGTTACATTCGGCACGCAATGCGGGAGTACAATATTCATAAGACATTGGTGCATAATCACATTGTTCGGCTTTGGGACATTTTTGAAATTGACCAGAATACGTTCTGCACTGTCTTGGAGTACTGTAGTG gtaAAGATCTCGATGCCGTTCTTAAAGCTACACCTGTATTACCTGAGAGGGAAGCTAGGATTATTATTGTCCAGATATTTCAAGGCCTTGTATACTTGAATAAAAGAGCACAGAAGATTATCCATTATGATTTGAAGCCTGGGAATGTTCTTTTTGATGAATTTGGCATTGCAAAAGTTACTGATTTTGGTCTTAGCAAGATTGTGGAGGAAGATGTTGGATCACAGGGAATGGAACTTACATCTCAGGGAGCTGGAACGTATTG gTATTTGCCACCAGAATGTTTTGAGCTCAGCAAGACACCTTTAATATCTTCAAAG GTTGATGTCTGGTCAGCTGGAGTACTATTTTACCAAATGCTCTATGGCAGACGTCCTTTTGGGCATGACCAAACCCAAGAACGAATACTTCGTGAAGATACAATTATAAAAGCTCGCAGGGTTGAATTCCCTTCAAAGCCTACTATCTCAAACGAGGCAAAG GATTTGATTCGTCGATGTCTAACCTATAACCAAGCAGATAGACCAGATGTCTTGACCATTGCTCAAGATCCATACCTTACTTACGTAAAGAGGTAA
- the LOC133680337 gene encoding serine/threonine-protein kinase TOUSLED isoform X2 encodes MSDDMLMHFSSNSSNQSDQSLPTKIAKLEARMAGKVPSVTPGPPVQLQQQQPQHQQQQQQQQQPIWSSVSPGPKFGPPEELAESSDSDDDNGGEFLIQANTQKRQRLQEINNSAVIEHLEAVNDGRQKTGETEETKGGSDTNRKKQGRGRGQSNSGRGRGSRANDQIRSQVSVSTASPSNGQLENSYLKDNRPKEHFRNDDHISLEEDLASLRAKVSILEEDLRKSRQEASNNHDLCHQLEKELKELKDYEQQMKPKRTKIISDLLISVSKAERQEARMKVRQDSLRLGSVGVIRAGTIISETWEDGQMLKDLNIHLRQLLETKEAIERQRKSLKKRQSDKGDGTDAESGVQEEDFLIQDEIFKSRLVSMKREEETILRERDRYELEKGRLIREMKRIRDEDGSRFNNFQILNHRYALLNLLGKGGFSEVYKAYDLVDHRYVACKLHGLNAQWSEDKKQSYIRHAMREYNIHKTLVHNHIVRLWDIFEIDQNTFCTVLEYCSGKDLDAVLKATPVLPEREARIIIVQIFQGLVYLNKRAQKIIHYDLKPGNVLFDEFGIAKVTDFGLSKIVEEDVGSQGMELTSQGAGTYWYLPPECFELSKTPLISSKVDVWSAGVLFYQMLYGRRPFGHDQTQERILREDTIIKARRVEFPSKPTISNEAKDLIRRCLTYNQADRPDVLTIAQDPYLTYVKR; translated from the exons ATGTCGGATGATATGTTAATGCATTTCTCTTCAAACTCTTCGAACCAGTCAGACCAGTCTTTGCCTACTAAAATTGCTAAACTTGAAGCTCGTATGGCTGGCAAGGTACCTTCTGTCACTCCTGGCCCCCCTGTTCAGCTACAGCAACAGCAGCCGCAgcatcaacaacaacagcaacagcaacagcaacccATTTGGTCCTCTGTTTCTCCTGGTCCGAAATTTGGGCCTCCTGAGGAATTGGCAGAGTCTAGTGATTCTGACGATGAT AATGGAGGGGAATTTCTTATACAAGCAAACACTCAGAAGCGCCAGAGATTACAAGAAATTAATAATTCAGCTGTCATTGAACATCTTGAG GCAGTGAATGATGGAAGGCAAAAGACCGGGGAAACTGAAGAGACCAAGGGCGGTTCTGATACAAACAGGAAAAAACAAGGTCGTGGCAGGGGTCAGTCTAATTCTGGTAGAGGTCGTGGTTCCAGAGCTAATGATCAGATTAGATCACAAGTTTCTGTTTCAACAGCCTCACCTTCAAATGGTCAGCTTGAGAACTCGTATCTCAAG GATAACAGGCCCAAAGAGCACTTCAGAAATGATGATCACATATCCTTAGAG GAAGATCTTGCATCTTTACGTGCAAAAGTTTCCATTCTAGAGGAAGATCTTCGTAAATCTCGTCAAGAGGCCTCTAATAATCATGATCTCTGCCACCAGTTAGAAAAG GAATTGAAGGAACTCAAAGATTATGAACAACAAATGAAGCCAAAG AGAACGAAAATTATATCTGATCTGCTGATATCTGTTTCAAAAGCAGAGAGACAAGAAGCCAGGATGAAAGTTCGCCAGGATTCTTTAAGACTTGGCAGTGTGGGTGTTATCAG AGCTGGAACTATCATATCTGAGACGTGGGAGGATGGGCAAATGCTGAAAGATCTAAATATTCATCTT agaCAGTTATTAGAAACCAAGGAGGCAATTGAGCGGCAGCGGAAATCATTGAAGAAACGACAATCTG ACAAGGGTGATGGTACAGATGCAGAATCAGGAGTACAAGAAGAAGATTTTCTCATCCAGGATGAGATTTTTAAATCTCGTCTCGTGAGCATGAAGCGT GAGGAAGAGACTATTTTGCGTGAAAGAGATCGCTATGAACTGGAAAAGGGACGGCTCATACGTGAAATGAAACGGATACGAGATGAGGATGGTTCacgttttaataattttcagattttaaatCACCGATATGCCCTTCTAAATCTTCTTGGTAAAGGGGGATTTAGTGAGGTTTACAAG GCTTATGATTTGGTGGACCATAGATATGTTGCATGTAAGCTTCATGGTCTGAATGCTCAGTGGAGTGAGGATAAGAAGCAAAGTTACATTCGGCACGCAATGCGGGAGTACAATATTCATAAGACATTGGTGCATAATCACATTGTTCGGCTTTGGGACATTTTTGAAATTGACCAGAATACGTTCTGCACTGTCTTGGAGTACTGTAGTG gtaAAGATCTCGATGCCGTTCTTAAAGCTACACCTGTATTACCTGAGAGGGAAGCTAGGATTATTATTGTCCAGATATTTCAAGGCCTTGTATACTTGAATAAAAGAGCACAGAAGATTATCCATTATGATTTGAAGCCTGGGAATGTTCTTTTTGATGAATTTGGCATTGCAAAAGTTACTGATTTTGGTCTTAGCAAGATTGTGGAGGAAGATGTTGGATCACAGGGAATGGAACTTACATCTCAGGGAGCTGGAACGTATTG gTATTTGCCACCAGAATGTTTTGAGCTCAGCAAGACACCTTTAATATCTTCAAAG GTTGATGTCTGGTCAGCTGGAGTACTATTTTACCAAATGCTCTATGGCAGACGTCCTTTTGGGCATGACCAAACCCAAGAACGAATACTTCGTGAAGATACAATTATAAAAGCTCGCAGGGTTGAATTCCCTTCAAAGCCTACTATCTCAAACGAGGCAAAG GATTTGATTCGTCGATGTCTAACCTATAACCAAGCAGATAGACCAGATGTCTTGACCATTGCTCAAGATCCATACCTTACTTACGTAAAGAGGTAA
- the LOC133680337 gene encoding serine/threonine-protein kinase TOUSLED isoform X1: MSDDMLMHFSSNSSNQSDQSLPTKIAKLEARMAGKVPSVTPGPPVQLQQQQPQHQQQQQQQQQPIWSSVSPGPKFGPPEELAESSDSDDDNGGEFLIQANTQKRQRLQEINNSAVIEHLETQAVNDGRQKTGETEETKGGSDTNRKKQGRGRGQSNSGRGRGSRANDQIRSQVSVSTASPSNGQLENSYLKDNRPKEHFRNDDHISLEEDLASLRAKVSILEEDLRKSRQEASNNHDLCHQLEKELKELKDYEQQMKPKRTKIISDLLISVSKAERQEARMKVRQDSLRLGSVGVIRAGTIISETWEDGQMLKDLNIHLRQLLETKEAIERQRKSLKKRQSDKGDGTDAESGVQEEDFLIQDEIFKSRLVSMKREEETILRERDRYELEKGRLIREMKRIRDEDGSRFNNFQILNHRYALLNLLGKGGFSEVYKAYDLVDHRYVACKLHGLNAQWSEDKKQSYIRHAMREYNIHKTLVHNHIVRLWDIFEIDQNTFCTVLEYCSGKDLDAVLKATPVLPEREARIIIVQIFQGLVYLNKRAQKIIHYDLKPGNVLFDEFGIAKVTDFGLSKIVEEDVGSQGMELTSQGAGTYWYLPPECFELSKTPLISSKVDVWSAGVLFYQMLYGRRPFGHDQTQERILREDTIIKARRVEFPSKPTISNEAKDLIRRCLTYNQADRPDVLTIAQDPYLTYVKR, translated from the exons ATGTCGGATGATATGTTAATGCATTTCTCTTCAAACTCTTCGAACCAGTCAGACCAGTCTTTGCCTACTAAAATTGCTAAACTTGAAGCTCGTATGGCTGGCAAGGTACCTTCTGTCACTCCTGGCCCCCCTGTTCAGCTACAGCAACAGCAGCCGCAgcatcaacaacaacagcaacagcaacagcaacccATTTGGTCCTCTGTTTCTCCTGGTCCGAAATTTGGGCCTCCTGAGGAATTGGCAGAGTCTAGTGATTCTGACGATGAT AATGGAGGGGAATTTCTTATACAAGCAAACACTCAGAAGCGCCAGAGATTACAAGAAATTAATAATTCAGCTGTCATTGAACATCTTGAG acacAGGCAGTGAATGATGGAAGGCAAAAGACCGGGGAAACTGAAGAGACCAAGGGCGGTTCTGATACAAACAGGAAAAAACAAGGTCGTGGCAGGGGTCAGTCTAATTCTGGTAGAGGTCGTGGTTCCAGAGCTAATGATCAGATTAGATCACAAGTTTCTGTTTCAACAGCCTCACCTTCAAATGGTCAGCTTGAGAACTCGTATCTCAAG GATAACAGGCCCAAAGAGCACTTCAGAAATGATGATCACATATCCTTAGAG GAAGATCTTGCATCTTTACGTGCAAAAGTTTCCATTCTAGAGGAAGATCTTCGTAAATCTCGTCAAGAGGCCTCTAATAATCATGATCTCTGCCACCAGTTAGAAAAG GAATTGAAGGAACTCAAAGATTATGAACAACAAATGAAGCCAAAG AGAACGAAAATTATATCTGATCTGCTGATATCTGTTTCAAAAGCAGAGAGACAAGAAGCCAGGATGAAAGTTCGCCAGGATTCTTTAAGACTTGGCAGTGTGGGTGTTATCAG AGCTGGAACTATCATATCTGAGACGTGGGAGGATGGGCAAATGCTGAAAGATCTAAATATTCATCTT agaCAGTTATTAGAAACCAAGGAGGCAATTGAGCGGCAGCGGAAATCATTGAAGAAACGACAATCTG ACAAGGGTGATGGTACAGATGCAGAATCAGGAGTACAAGAAGAAGATTTTCTCATCCAGGATGAGATTTTTAAATCTCGTCTCGTGAGCATGAAGCGT GAGGAAGAGACTATTTTGCGTGAAAGAGATCGCTATGAACTGGAAAAGGGACGGCTCATACGTGAAATGAAACGGATACGAGATGAGGATGGTTCacgttttaataattttcagattttaaatCACCGATATGCCCTTCTAAATCTTCTTGGTAAAGGGGGATTTAGTGAGGTTTACAAG GCTTATGATTTGGTGGACCATAGATATGTTGCATGTAAGCTTCATGGTCTGAATGCTCAGTGGAGTGAGGATAAGAAGCAAAGTTACATTCGGCACGCAATGCGGGAGTACAATATTCATAAGACATTGGTGCATAATCACATTGTTCGGCTTTGGGACATTTTTGAAATTGACCAGAATACGTTCTGCACTGTCTTGGAGTACTGTAGTG gtaAAGATCTCGATGCCGTTCTTAAAGCTACACCTGTATTACCTGAGAGGGAAGCTAGGATTATTATTGTCCAGATATTTCAAGGCCTTGTATACTTGAATAAAAGAGCACAGAAGATTATCCATTATGATTTGAAGCCTGGGAATGTTCTTTTTGATGAATTTGGCATTGCAAAAGTTACTGATTTTGGTCTTAGCAAGATTGTGGAGGAAGATGTTGGATCACAGGGAATGGAACTTACATCTCAGGGAGCTGGAACGTATTG gTATTTGCCACCAGAATGTTTTGAGCTCAGCAAGACACCTTTAATATCTTCAAAG GTTGATGTCTGGTCAGCTGGAGTACTATTTTACCAAATGCTCTATGGCAGACGTCCTTTTGGGCATGACCAAACCCAAGAACGAATACTTCGTGAAGATACAATTATAAAAGCTCGCAGGGTTGAATTCCCTTCAAAGCCTACTATCTCAAACGAGGCAAAG GATTTGATTCGTCGATGTCTAACCTATAACCAAGCAGATAGACCAGATGTCTTGACCATTGCTCAAGATCCATACCTTACTTACGTAAAGAGGTAA